In a genomic window of Rhodovulum sp. P5:
- a CDS encoding acyl-CoA synthetase, whose translation MAAYALRADRDAIENESTWDGRDLPRSIHEFLGKTALRHANRSALSFQLFSAPDAPATTLSWSQLHGRVTQAANLFRRLGIGEEDVVAYVLPNCPEAVVTLLGGAVAGIVNPVNPLLETGQIAAILRQTRAKVVVTLKPFPKTDIAQKVAEAVRHAPSVRTVLEVDLAAYLTGLKRLIVPVIRPRVSGADHADHLDFAKAVAGEPSDRLTFADQTEDRVAAYFHTGGTTGMPKIAQHKVSGMIYNGWLGERLLFRPDDTVICPLPLFHVFAAYPVMMSVIASGAHVVFPTPAGYRGDGVFDNFWKLVERWRVTFVITVPTAIAALMQRKVDADVSTLKYAFSGSAALPVELYNRFEKATGVTICEGYGLTEATCLVSINPPAGEKKIGSVGLPFPYTDVRILKCDADGNVTRACDTDETGEICVTNPGVITGATYTDDSKNLGLFAEGRFLRTGDLGRIDADGYLFITGRAKDVIIRGGHNIDPAEIEEALAGHPDVAFVGAIGQPDAVAGELPCAYVELVSEATATVDDLMDYARRHIHERAAIPKHLEIVEELPKTAVGKVFKPDLRKRAIARVYTAALAAADLPVQVREVVEDPKRGLVARLERPPAVDPEAVRHVLGNFTRPWDWAED comes from the coding sequence ATGGCAGCCTATGCCCTGCGCGCTGACCGCGACGCGATAGAGAACGAGTCGACATGGGATGGGCGGGACCTGCCCCGCAGCATCCATGAATTCCTTGGCAAGACGGCCCTCCGCCATGCCAACCGCTCCGCCCTTTCGTTCCAGCTTTTTTCCGCGCCCGATGCCCCGGCCACGACCCTGAGCTGGTCGCAGTTGCACGGGCGTGTCACGCAGGCGGCCAACCTGTTCCGGCGTCTTGGCATCGGCGAGGAGGACGTCGTTGCCTATGTGCTGCCCAACTGTCCAGAGGCCGTGGTGACGCTTCTGGGCGGCGCGGTGGCCGGGATCGTGAACCCGGTCAACCCGCTGCTGGAGACCGGGCAGATCGCTGCCATCCTGCGCCAGACCCGGGCCAAGGTCGTGGTGACGCTGAAGCCCTTTCCCAAGACCGACATCGCCCAGAAGGTGGCAGAGGCCGTCCGCCACGCGCCATCCGTCCGTACCGTGCTGGAGGTCGATCTGGCGGCCTATCTGACCGGCCTGAAACGGCTGATCGTCCCGGTGATCCGCCCCAGGGTGAGCGGCGCGGACCATGCCGACCATCTCGACTTTGCCAAGGCGGTTGCGGGTGAACCGTCCGACCGGCTGACCTTTGCGGATCAGACGGAGGACCGCGTCGCCGCCTATTTCCATACCGGGGGCACCACCGGCATGCCCAAGATCGCCCAGCACAAGGTCTCTGGCATGATCTACAACGGCTGGTTGGGAGAGCGGCTGCTGTTCCGACCGGACGACACCGTGATCTGCCCGCTGCCGCTGTTCCACGTCTTCGCGGCCTATCCGGTGATGATGTCGGTCATCGCCTCGGGCGCGCATGTGGTCTTTCCCACGCCGGCGGGGTATCGCGGCGACGGGGTGTTCGACAATTTCTGGAAGCTGGTCGAACGCTGGCGCGTCACCTTCGTGATCACCGTGCCCACGGCCATCGCCGCGCTGATGCAGCGCAAGGTCGATGCCGATGTCTCGACCCTGAAATACGCCTTTTCGGGGTCGGCGGCCCTGCCGGTGGAGCTTTACAACCGGTTCGAAAAGGCCACGGGCGTCACCATCTGCGAAGGCTATGGCCTGACCGAGGCGACCTGCCTTGTCTCGATCAACCCGCCAGCCGGGGAAAAGAAGATCGGCTCTGTCGGGCTGCCCTTTCCCTATACCGATGTGCGCATCCTGAAATGCGACGCGGACGGCAACGTGACGCGCGCCTGCGATACCGATGAGACCGGAGAGATCTGCGTGACCAATCCCGGCGTCATCACCGGGGCCACCTATACCGATGACAGCAAGAACCTGGGCCTGTTCGCCGAGGGACGCTTCCTGCGCACCGGCGATCTGGGCCGGATCGACGCGGACGGGTATCTGTTCATCACCGGGCGCGCGAAGGACGTGATCATCCGGGGCGGCCACAATATCGACCCCGCCGAGATCGAAGAGGCGCTTGCCGGTCACCCCGATGTGGCGTTCGTCGGGGCCATCGGGCAACCGGACGCGGTGGCGGGCGAGTTGCCATGTGCCTATGTCGAACTGGTGTCCGAGGCGACCGCCACGGTCGACGACCTGATGGACTATGCCCGCCGCCACATCCACGAGCGCGCCGCGATCCCGAAACATCTGGAGATCGTGGAAGAGCTGCCCAAGACCGCCGTTGGCAAGGTCTTCAAGCCCGACCTGCGCAAGCGGGCCATCGCGCGGGTCTACACCGCCGCGCTTGCCGCCGCGGACCTGCCGGTTCAGGTGCGCGAGGTGGTCGAGGACCCAAAGCGCGGGCTGGTCGCCCGGCTGGAACGTCCCCCCGCCGTCGACCCCGAGGCGGTGCGGCATGTGCTGGGCAACTTCACCCGCCCCTGGGATTGGGCCGAGGATTGA
- a CDS encoding IS1634 family transposase, translating into MFTRITESGGRRYLQIVESFRNEAGKPRLRVVANLGRVDGMKDGQLDALIRGLSRAAGRVEPEKAEITYEAARSYGDVFALHELWKDLGFDHALGRALRSGKRKVDVEALVRAMVFNRLCDPTSKLGCLRWLETVAMPAMPDTVTHQHLLRAMDALMDHADTVEGALAKQIRPLVDRDLAVVFYDLTTVRIHGDGDVADDLRAFGMNKETGGIARQFVLGVVQTADGLPLMHTVHPGNIGETKTLQGMLKTVLQRFPVQRVILVADRGLLSLENIDELTALADQDDRKLEFILAVPARRYADLVETFQGLAFDEDGLAESSFAGHRLIVAHDPVRAADQSDRRRARIAELEAQAEKMVAKLDAQDGGQTARGRRASDRGAYSRFTRAVAEAEMTRFLKADLQADRFSWSVDEDAVARAELFDGKLALLTNAPDLTPAETVTRYTSLADIERGFRVLKSDIEIAPVHHRLPDRIRAHALICFLALVLYRVMRMRLKAKGHDASPRTALDLLARIHRHEARIADRKFDGLTTPTPEQLELFDTLNLPKPA; encoded by the coding sequence ATGTTCACGCGCATCACCGAGAGCGGCGGGCGTCGCTATCTGCAGATTGTCGAGTCCTTCCGTAACGAGGCGGGCAAGCCCCGGCTGCGCGTCGTGGCCAATCTGGGGCGCGTGGACGGGATGAAGGATGGCCAGCTCGATGCGCTGATCCGGGGGCTCAGTCGCGCCGCGGGTCGGGTCGAGCCCGAGAAGGCCGAGATCACCTACGAGGCGGCGCGCAGCTATGGCGACGTCTTTGCCCTGCACGAGTTGTGGAAGGACCTTGGTTTCGATCATGCCCTCGGCCGTGCGCTGCGTTCCGGCAAGCGGAAAGTCGACGTGGAGGCGCTGGTCCGCGCCATGGTGTTCAATCGGTTGTGCGACCCCACAAGTAAGCTGGGCTGCCTGCGCTGGCTGGAAACGGTCGCCATGCCGGCGATGCCGGACACCGTCACCCATCAACACCTGCTCCGCGCCATGGATGCGTTGATGGATCACGCCGATACCGTCGAAGGCGCGCTTGCCAAACAGATCCGTCCGCTGGTCGATCGCGATCTGGCCGTGGTCTTCTATGACCTGACCACGGTGCGCATCCATGGCGACGGGGATGTCGCGGACGACCTTCGCGCTTTCGGGATGAACAAGGAAACCGGCGGCATCGCCCGGCAGTTCGTGTTGGGCGTGGTCCAGACCGCGGACGGCCTGCCGCTCATGCATACCGTTCACCCGGGCAACATCGGCGAGACGAAAACCCTGCAGGGCATGCTCAAGACAGTCTTGCAGCGCTTCCCCGTCCAGCGTGTCATCCTGGTGGCCGACCGCGGTCTGCTCAGCCTTGAAAACATCGACGAGCTGACCGCCCTGGCCGATCAGGACGACCGCAAGCTGGAATTCATCCTCGCGGTTCCCGCCCGTCGTTATGCCGATCTGGTCGAAACCTTCCAGGGCCTTGCTTTCGACGAGGACGGGTTGGCGGAAAGCAGCTTCGCCGGCCACCGCCTGATCGTCGCCCATGATCCCGTTCGAGCCGCCGACCAATCCGACCGGCGCCGCGCGCGCATCGCCGAGCTTGAAGCCCAGGCCGAAAAGATGGTCGCAAAGCTCGACGCGCAGGACGGCGGCCAGACCGCGCGAGGTCGCCGTGCCTCCGACCGGGGCGCCTATAGCCGCTTCACCCGCGCCGTCGCCGAGGCGGAAATGACGCGCTTCCTCAAGGCAGACCTGCAGGCCGACCGGTTCAGCTGGAGTGTTGACGAGGACGCCGTCGCGCGCGCGGAGCTCTTCGACGGCAAGCTCGCGCTCCTGACCAACGCCCCCGACTTGACGCCCGCCGAGACCGTTACCCGCTACACGTCGCTGGCCGATATCGAACGCGGCTTCCGCGTCCTGAAATCCGACATCGAGATCGCCCCGGTCCACCACCGGCTGCCCGACCGCATCCGCGCCCACGCGCTGATCTGCTTTCTCGCCCTCGTCCTCTACCGTGTCATGCGCATGCGGCTGAAGGCCAAAGGACATGACGCCAGCCCCCGCACCGCGCTCGACCTGCTCGCCCGCATCCACCGCCACGAAGCCCGGATCGCCGACCGCAAGTTCGATGGCCTCACCACCCCGACCCCCGAACAACTGGAGCTCTTCGACACCCTGAACCTGCCAAAACCCGCCTGA
- a CDS encoding PAS domain-containing protein yields MSPILTDFSRFVSAVGSPTWVISMAGEVCAANPAALEILGRDADGLTGRPFATVLASDFAKRLQAVLSDLADAGQGTAQVHGPFLAGDGGEVSLDCMLSPILDGGRTVGFLVQARSGAVRRPRHDLLTQVPEVAAAEYHHDILEQAVETARFGWWYFDLSRRKMWANDTYFRMLGFDPGEVELDSAWIRSRIHPEDLDHAIKAIERLGQGLSPTYHVDYRLRCKDGTYKWFEACGREVALDGPDLPPMICGSLKDISRRRRSDEKLADALTDAKSNAEMLRIAVECGKMGAWTICAERNEAWMLDEGFRQLGYDPGEFTPDDAGWRALIHPDDLPDSIVKMEAVMLGQAEVYDHEQRLRHKDGSYHWYRTVARGIDRSDQGLSPLVGGVHSCIDEQKENERRLSEALEGARTAQIEAQEREKILRISARNGGVLHWSACAVEDSFWVPAETYQLLGYDAADVEQTRVWWRSLVHPEDLPSVISEAEKMEGGKIPHFELKYRLRHKDGGYHWYRALGRTLDRSAQGLPPLFLGALVNIDSLKENERRLSDALASAEKARAESQAREEMLRTSAVCGGVLYWSAGSDTDEFWAPDETYFALGYDLKTFERTHTWWRALVHPEDVTVARDEMAKLIAGEVSLYEVEYRLRHADGTYHWYRSMGRKTDRSGQGLPDLISGTAVSIDSLKENERRLSDALASAEKARADSQTREEMLRVSAESGKIAHWTVCPDLQTGWAPDETYRLLGYEPGDFPCNDVGWRGLIHPDDRDGAVAEMSKLIDGRADVYEHEHRTRHADGSYHWYRAVARKVGREDKGLPFLIAGAIISIDDMKENERRLAEAAEAAHRVSERLNTLADNAPGALYELRQDADDSMHLPYFSAKLPSLLGVTAEDVGIDTTLAFSRIVDGDWGPISDAIEESRRNLTPFEARFRIDHPETGLRWLLASSLPFAQPDGAVLWFGSMFDITDRLQAETKAAQAAEEVRHAHTRLNTLADNSATALSEYRVSPDGAIDVIYFSARLAQIMGVSAAEIEAEGTAVARHVHPDDLPWVHETLERAARDLSPVTFKHRLNHPTEGLRWIMASVTPSAQPDGSIVCYSSILDVTEQERAQLRAAEAAAEMQKAHERLSSVANIAPVGLYEYRLNQNQEGDFPYTSAKFEDLFGYTRAEIEDMKGRVFDRVDPADQMEISSTTLDSARDLSPWHLRFRVNHPDRGKIWLSANATPRKEQDGTIVWTGAVHDVTKDVKREVDLLKAHELAERMRAENERQALQDGLTGLPNRRHFDQTLTQRLESARTGPRDCALIRVDLDHFKYVNDTLGHEAGDQVLLRVADVLRDSVRSTDFAARIGGDEFSILLGHGTCRDNAREIVERIQKRLAVPLLYEGRQCRFGASFGIAHTEDLTETGAEIQLFADAALYRAKADGRNRLEFFTKELHANLMNDRRLAVEIQEGLERDEFIPYFQPQVSTTDGSLVGVETLLRWNHPTRGIVAPDAFMHVAQQLRVVPEIDRVMMDKSREVLDRLRGQGVSIPKISFNVSSGRMHDPDVVSAASAMVEGETKVTFELLESILVEEESDAFKFHLDMIRDAGIEIEIDDFGSGHASVIGLMEIAPSGLKIDKRIVTPVAEDTKSRNLVRAIVEIAETLGIATVAEGVETEEQANILAALGCDVLQGYYFARPLCEADLLTFASGYMQKTA; encoded by the coding sequence ATGTCCCCGATCCTGACTGATTTCTCCCGGTTCGTGTCTGCGGTGGGATCCCCGACCTGGGTGATTTCCATGGCGGGCGAGGTATGTGCGGCGAACCCGGCGGCGCTTGAGATCCTCGGGCGGGATGCCGACGGCCTGACCGGGCGGCCGTTCGCCACGGTGCTTGCATCGGATTTCGCCAAGCGGCTGCAGGCGGTGCTGTCGGATCTGGCCGATGCAGGGCAGGGAACGGCACAGGTGCACGGGCCCTTCCTTGCCGGCGACGGGGGCGAGGTGTCGCTTGATTGCATGCTGTCCCCGATCCTGGACGGCGGCCGGACGGTCGGGTTTCTGGTGCAGGCGCGGTCCGGCGCGGTCCGGCGTCCCCGCCATGACCTGCTGACGCAGGTGCCAGAGGTCGCTGCGGCCGAATACCATCACGACATTCTGGAACAGGCGGTCGAAACGGCGCGCTTCGGCTGGTGGTATTTCGACCTTTCCCGCCGCAAGATGTGGGCGAACGATACCTATTTCCGGATGCTCGGCTTCGACCCCGGAGAGGTGGAGCTTGACTCCGCATGGATCCGGTCGCGCATTCACCCCGAAGACCTCGACCATGCCATCAAGGCCATCGAACGTCTGGGGCAAGGGCTCAGCCCGACCTACCATGTCGATTATCGCCTTCGCTGCAAGGACGGCACCTACAAGTGGTTCGAAGCCTGCGGCCGGGAGGTCGCGCTCGACGGTCCGGACCTGCCGCCGATGATCTGCGGAAGCCTGAAGGACATTTCACGGCGGCGCCGGTCCGATGAAAAGCTGGCCGACGCCCTGACCGATGCGAAATCCAACGCCGAGATGCTGCGGATTGCCGTGGAATGCGGCAAGATGGGGGCCTGGACGATCTGTGCCGAGCGGAACGAGGCGTGGATGCTGGATGAGGGCTTCCGCCAGCTTGGTTATGACCCCGGAGAGTTCACGCCCGACGACGCGGGCTGGCGGGCCCTGATCCACCCCGACGATCTGCCCGACTCCATCGTCAAGATGGAGGCCGTGATGCTGGGTCAGGCGGAGGTCTACGACCACGAACAACGCCTGCGCCACAAGGACGGCAGCTATCACTGGTACCGGACCGTCGCCCGCGGAATCGACCGCAGCGATCAGGGCCTTTCGCCGCTGGTCGGCGGTGTTCATAGCTGCATCGACGAGCAGAAGGAAAACGAGCGTCGCCTGTCCGAAGCGCTGGAAGGGGCCCGGACGGCCCAGATCGAGGCGCAGGAGCGGGAAAAGATCCTGCGTATCTCGGCCCGGAACGGGGGGGTCCTGCACTGGTCGGCCTGTGCGGTTGAAGACAGCTTCTGGGTGCCGGCCGAAACCTATCAGCTGCTTGGCTACGATGCGGCGGATGTGGAGCAGACCCGGGTCTGGTGGCGGTCGCTTGTCCACCCCGAAGACCTGCCATCCGTCATTTCGGAAGCCGAAAAAATGGAAGGCGGGAAGATTCCGCATTTCGAGCTGAAGTACCGCCTGCGCCACAAGGACGGGGGCTATCACTGGTACCGGGCGCTTGGGCGCACGCTTGACCGCAGCGCGCAGGGTCTGCCGCCCCTGTTCCTCGGCGCACTTGTCAACATCGACAGCCTGAAGGAAAACGAACGCCGCCTGTCGGACGCGCTGGCCAGCGCGGAAAAGGCCCGCGCAGAGTCGCAGGCCCGGGAAGAGATGCTGCGCACCTCGGCCGTCTGCGGGGGGGTCCTCTACTGGTCGGCTGGCAGCGACACCGACGAATTCTGGGCCCCGGACGAGACCTATTTCGCCCTCGGCTACGATCTGAAGACGTTCGAGCGGACCCACACATGGTGGCGGGCGCTGGTCCATCCCGAAGACGTGACCGTGGCGCGTGACGAGATGGCCAAGCTGATTGCCGGCGAGGTTTCCCTGTACGAGGTTGAATACCGGCTGCGCCATGCCGACGGCACCTATCACTGGTATCGGTCCATGGGGCGCAAGACCGACCGGTCCGGTCAGGGTCTGCCCGACCTGATCTCGGGCACGGCCGTCAGCATCGACAGCCTGAAGGAAAACGAACGCCGCCTGTCGGATGCGCTGGCCAGCGCCGAAAAGGCCCGCGCGGATTCCCAGACGCGGGAAGAGATGCTGCGCGTTTCGGCCGAGTCCGGCAAGATCGCCCACTGGACGGTGTGCCCCGATCTGCAAACCGGCTGGGCGCCGGACGAAACCTATCGCCTGCTCGGCTACGAGCCCGGCGATTTTCCCTGCAACGATGTCGGCTGGCGCGGCCTGATCCACCCCGATGACAGGGACGGCGCCGTCGCCGAGATGTCAAAGCTGATCGACGGGCGCGCCGATGTCTATGAACATGAGCACCGCACGCGCCACGCCGATGGCAGCTATCACTGGTACCGGGCGGTGGCCCGCAAGGTCGGGCGCGAGGACAAGGGGCTGCCCTTCCTGATCGCCGGCGCCATCATCAGCATCGACGACATGAAGGAAAACGAGCGCCGCCTTGCCGAGGCGGCAGAGGCCGCGCACCGGGTCAGCGAACGCCTGAACACGCTGGCCGACAACGCCCCCGGCGCGCTGTACGAGTTGCGGCAGGATGCCGACGACAGCATGCATCTGCCGTATTTCAGCGCGAAACTGCCGTCGCTTCTGGGCGTCACTGCGGAAGATGTGGGGATCGACACCACGCTAGCCTTCTCCCGTATTGTTGACGGCGATTGGGGGCCGATATCAGATGCCATCGAGGAGTCGCGCCGGAACCTGACCCCGTTCGAGGCCCGCTTTCGCATCGACCACCCGGAAACCGGTCTGCGCTGGCTGTTGGCGTCGTCGCTGCCCTTTGCCCAGCCCGACGGCGCGGTCCTGTGGTTCGGCAGCATGTTCGACATCACCGACCGGCTGCAGGCCGAGACGAAGGCCGCACAAGCCGCCGAAGAGGTTCGCCACGCCCATACGCGCCTGAACACGCTGGCCGACAACTCTGCCACTGCGCTGTCCGAGTATCGGGTGTCGCCGGATGGCGCGATCGACGTGATCTATTTCAGCGCGAGACTGGCCCAGATCATGGGGGTTTCCGCGGCAGAGATCGAGGCGGAAGGCACCGCCGTCGCACGCCATGTTCACCCCGACGACTTGCCGTGGGTTCACGAGACGCTGGAACGGGCGGCGCGAGACTTGTCGCCGGTGACCTTCAAGCATCGGCTCAACCACCCGACCGAGGGCTTGCGCTGGATCATGGCGTCGGTCACCCCCAGTGCCCAGCCCGACGGGTCCATCGTGTGCTACAGCAGCATCCTTGACGTCACCGAGCAGGAACGCGCCCAGTTGCGCGCCGCAGAGGCCGCCGCAGAGATGCAGAAGGCCCATGAGCGGTTGTCCTCGGTCGCCAATATCGCGCCGGTCGGCCTTTACGAATACCGCCTGAACCAGAACCAGGAGGGCGACTTCCCCTATACCAGCGCGAAGTTCGAGGACCTGTTCGGTTATACCCGCGCAGAGATCGAGGACATGAAGGGCCGGGTCTTCGACCGGGTCGATCCCGCGGACCAGATGGAAATCTCAAGCACCACGCTGGACAGCGCCCGCGACCTGTCGCCCTGGCATCTTCGGTTTCGCGTCAACCATCCCGACCGGGGCAAGATCTGGCTGTCCGCCAATGCGACCCCGCGCAAGGAACAGGACGGCACCATCGTCTGGACCGGTGCGGTGCATGACGTCACAAAGGACGTCAAACGCGAGGTCGATCTTCTGAAGGCTCATGAACTGGCCGAGCGGATGCGTGCCGAGAACGAGCGGCAGGCATTGCAGGACGGCCTGACCGGCCTGCCCAACCGCCGCCATTTCGACCAGACCCTGACCCAGCGCCTTGAAAGCGCCCGGACCGGCCCGCGCGATTGCGCCCTGATCCGGGTCGATCTGGACCATTTCAAATATGTCAACGACACGCTGGGCCACGAGGCGGGCGATCAGGTTCTGCTGCGGGTGGCCGATGTCTTGCGCGACAGCGTCCGGTCGACCGATTTCGCGGCCCGGATCGGGGGGGACGAATTCTCGATCCTGCTGGGTCACGGCACGTGCCGCGACAATGCCCGGGAAATCGTCGAACGGATTCAGAAACGACTGGCGGTGCCGCTGTTGTACGAAGGGCGCCAGTGCCGGTTCGGGGCGAGTTTCGGCATCGCCCATACCGAAGACCTGACCGAGACCGGTGCCGAGATCCAGCTGTTCGCCGATGCCGCGCTTTACCGGGCCAAGGCCGATGGGCGCAACCGGCTGGAATTCTTCACCAAAGAGCTTCACGCCAACCTGATGAACGACCGGCGCCTTGCCGTCGAAATCCAGGAGGGACTGGAGCGGGACGAGTTCATCCCCTATTTCCAGCCGCAGGTCTCTACCACCGACGGCAGCCTTGTGGGGGTCGAAACCCTGCTGCGCTGGAACCATCCCACCCGCGGTATCGTCGCGCCCGACGCGTTCATGCATGTGGCCCAGCAATTGCGCGTGGTGCCCGAAATCGACCGCGTGATGATGGACAAGTCGCGCGAGGTTCTGGACCGCCTGCGGGGGCAGGGGGTTTCCATTCCCAAGATCAGCTTCAACGTCAGTTCCGGGCGGATGCACGACCCCGATGTCGTCTCGGCCGCCAGCGCGATGGTCGAGGGCGAAACCAAGGTCACGTTCGAGTTGCTGGAGTCGATCCTGGTGGAAGAGGAAAGCGACGCCTTCAAGTTCCACCTCGACATGATCCGGGATGCGGGCATCGAGATCGAGATCGACGATTTCGGCTCCGGCCATGCTTCTGTCATCGGGTTGATGGAAATCGCGCCATCCGGGCTGAAGATCGACAAGCGCATCGTGACCCCGGTCGCCGAGGACACCAAGTCCCGCAACCTTGTGCGCGCCATCGTCGAGATCGCAGAGACGCTGGGCATCGCCACCGTCGCAGAGGGCGTGGAAACCGAGGAACAGGCCAATATCCTCGCGGCGCTCGGCTGTGACGTGCTTCAGGGCTATTACTTTGCCCGGCCGCTTTGCGAAGCCGATCTTCTGACCTTCGCGTCGGGCTATATGCAGAAAACGGCCTGA
- a CDS encoding NAD(P)H-dependent oxidoreductase — protein sequence MNLARLAAEAAERNSPVRAGLIGAGKFGSMFLSQVPTIEGLEIAAIADLDVDRARTACRAVGWDEARIAATAFVEDGTALAARDDVDVVVEATGNPRAGIAHARAAIAAGKHIVMVNVEADVLAGPALAGEAAAAGVVYSMAYGDQPALVAEMVDWARAAGFSVAAAGKGTKYLPAYHAVTPDDVWSHYGLTAEEAARAGMNPQMFNSFLDGTKSGIEMVAIANACGLTVPEAGLSFPPCGVDDLAHVLRPRDLGGQLEGRGMVETISSIERDGRPVFRDLRWGVYVVLEAPNDYAAACFRQYGLPTDSTGRFAAMYKPFHLIGLELSISVLSAALRGEPTGAARAMHGTVVSVAKRDLKAGERLDGEGGYTVWGKAQPVVRARTALPIGLAHGVTLRRDIPAGDVVEASDVDLDDDPVLALYRGLVEG from the coding sequence ATGAATCTTGCAAGGCTGGCCGCGGAAGCGGCAGAGCGTAACAGCCCGGTGCGGGCCGGGCTGATCGGGGCGGGGAAGTTCGGGTCCATGTTCCTCAGCCAGGTGCCGACCATCGAAGGCCTGGAGATCGCGGCCATCGCGGATCTGGATGTCGACCGGGCGCGCACCGCCTGCCGCGCGGTGGGTTGGGACGAGGCGCGGATTGCGGCCACCGCCTTTGTCGAGGACGGCACGGCCCTTGCCGCGCGCGACGATGTCGATGTTGTGGTGGAGGCGACGGGCAACCCCCGGGCCGGCATCGCCCATGCCCGTGCGGCCATCGCCGCGGGCAAGCATATCGTGATGGTCAATGTCGAGGCCGATGTTCTGGCCGGCCCCGCGCTTGCGGGGGAGGCCGCGGCGGCCGGTGTCGTCTATTCCATGGCCTATGGCGACCAGCCCGCGCTGGTGGCCGAAATGGTCGACTGGGCGCGGGCGGCGGGCTTTTCCGTCGCGGCGGCGGGCAAGGGCACGAAATACCTGCCCGCCTATCACGCTGTCACCCCGGACGATGTCTGGTCCCATTACGGGCTGACGGCGGAGGAGGCCGCGCGCGCGGGCATGAACCCGCAGATGTTCAACTCTTTCCTCGACGGCACGAAAAGCGGCATCGAAATGGTCGCCATCGCGAATGCCTGCGGTCTGACCGTGCCCGAGGCGGGGCTGTCCTTCCCGCCCTGCGGCGTGGACGATCTGGCCCATGTGCTGCGCCCCAGGGACCTCGGCGGTCAGTTGGAGGGGCGCGGGATGGTGGAGACGATCTCCTCGATTGAACGCGACGGGCGGCCGGTCTTCCGCGATCTGCGCTGGGGCGTCTATGTGGTGCTGGAGGCGCCCAACGACTATGCCGCCGCCTGTTTCCGCCAATACGGCCTGCCCACGGATTCCACCGGGCGCTTTGCGGCGATGTACAAGCCCTTTCACCTGATCGGGCTGGAGCTGTCGATCTCGGTGCTGAGCGCGGCGCTGCGCGGGGAGCCGACCGGGGCGGCCCGGGCCATGCACGGCACCGTGGTGTCCGTTGCGAAGCGCGACCTGAAGGCGGGGGAGCGGCTGGACGGCGAGGGCGGCTATACCGTCTGGGGAAAGGCGCAGCCGGTTGTGCGGGCGCGCACGGCGCTGCCCATCGGGCTGGCGCACGGGGTGACCCTGCGGCGCGATATTCCGGCGGGCGACGTGGTCGAGGCATCCGATGTCGATCTGGACGACGATCCGGTGCTGGCGCTTTATCGGGGGCTGGTGGAGGGCTGA
- the thyX gene encoding FAD-dependent thymidylate synthase: MPLTEEQLAEIEAERRETRPTLRATARGMEARLYTAHPVLDHGFVRVIDYMGDDAAICQAARVSYGKGTKSVSNDEGLIRYLMRHWHSTPFEMCEVKFHVKLPVFVARQWIRHRTANVNEYSARYSILDREFYIPAPDALAAQSTVNNQGRGELLEGEEAARVLDILKTDAARAYDNYEAMLSQEGQKGLARELARMNLPANIYTQWYWKTDLHNLFHFLRLRADVHAQYEIRVYAQLMCEIVADWVPLAYAAFADYRMGGVNLSATAMDCIRRMLKGETVTQETSGMSKGEWREFEGVLK, encoded by the coding sequence ATGCCGTTGACCGAAGAACAGCTTGCCGAGATCGAGGCCGAACGCCGCGAAACCCGGCCCACGCTTCGCGCGACCGCCCGGGGGATGGAGGCGCGGCTTTACACCGCCCATCCGGTGCTGGACCACGGCTTTGTCCGCGTCATCGATTACATGGGCGACGACGCCGCGATCTGTCAGGCCGCGCGGGTCAGCTACGGCAAGGGCACCAAATCCGTCAGCAATGACGAGGGGCTGATCCGGTACCTGATGCGCCACTGGCACTCGACCCCGTTCGAGATGTGCGAGGTCAAATTCCACGTCAAACTGCCGGTCTTCGTCGCCCGCCAGTGGATCAGGCACCGCACCGCCAACGTCAACGAATACTCTGCCCGGTATTCGATCCTCGACCGGGAATTCTATATCCCCGCCCCCGACGCGCTGGCCGCCCAATCCACCGTCAACAACCAGGGCCGCGGCGAATTGCTGGAGGGCGAAGAGGCCGCCCGCGTGCTGGACATCCTGAAAACCGACGCCGCCCGCGCCTATGACAATTACGAGGCGATGCTGAGCCAGGAGGGGCAAAAGGGCCTTGCCCGCGAATTGGCCCGTATGAACCTGCCCGCCAATATCTATACCCAATGGTATTGGAAGACCGATCTTCACAACCTTTTCCACTTCCTGCGGCTGCGGGCGGACGTGCACGCCCAATACGAAATCCGCGTCTACGCCCAACTGATGTGCGAGATCGTCGCCGACTGGGTGCCGCTGGCCTATGCAGCCTTTGCCGATTACCGGATGGGGGGCGTCAATCTGTCCGCCACCGCGATGGACTGCATCCGGCGTATGCTGAAGGGAGAGACGGTGACGCAGGAAACCTCCGGCATGTCCAAGGGGGAATGGCGGGAGTTCGAGGGGGTGTTGAAATGA